The Siphonobacter curvatus genome includes a window with the following:
- a CDS encoding MarR family winged helix-turn-helix transcriptional regulator, translated as MSSQATMAFRQFIQQKFKSYKVDLTFEMVQVMSFLSENEGSNQQEIANATVKDKASLTYLIDNLTKRGLVHRREDEQDRRNKRIFLTEKGSQLLNSTIMPWADEMYAVAMQDVSPYEIQLVINVLSKITQNLKE; from the coding sequence ATGTCTTCTCAAGCAACAATGGCTTTTCGTCAATTTATTCAACAGAAATTTAAGAGCTATAAAGTAGATCTGACCTTCGAAATGGTACAGGTGATGTCTTTTCTGAGCGAAAATGAGGGTTCTAATCAGCAGGAAATTGCGAATGCAACCGTCAAAGACAAAGCAAGCCTTACGTATTTGATCGATAACCTGACCAAACGAGGGCTGGTACACCGACGGGAAGATGAGCAAGATCGCCGAAATAAACGTATTTTTTTAACAGAAAAAGGTAGCCAGCTCCTTAACTCAACCATCATGCCCTGGGCGGATGAAATGTATGCGGTAGCAATGCAGGATGTATCACCCTATGAGATTCAATTGGTAATCAACGTATTGTCAAAAATTACACAAAATCTGAAAGAATAA